GAAGTGATTTACGTTGTGGAAGGTTCATTAGAATATCAGATAGAAGGCGAAAAACCTGTTACATTAAAAGCGGGAGAAGTACTTTTTATTCCAGCAGGCGTGGTGCATTCGGCTAGAAATAACACAAATGCAAAAGCATCAGAACTGGCGACTTATATTGTAGAAAAAGGAAAACCTATATTGGTAATGAAAAAATAGTTTCAAGTTTCAAGTTTCAGGTTTCAGGTTGAAATGCGTATAATTTTTAGCGCAGAGTAATCAAAGGATTTTCGCAAAGCTTTGTGTGATTATTGGGCTTTTTTAATCTCGCAAAGTCGCGAAGTCGCAAAGTTTTATTTCTACAGCTTTGTGAACTTAAAAGAAACTTAGTTTCAACTCAAAAAAATCTTTGTGTGCTCTACGAATCTTTTGCGCTCTTTGCGTTAAAATTATCCCAAATTAAAGCCTGTCCATTTCAACCTAAAGTTTGTCCACTTCACCTTTTTTTACCTTTTAAAACAACCATTGTCTAAATACCTTTGACGAATAAATTAACTGATAATCAACTAATAAAAAATAAAATTATGAAAACACTATCCAATATTTTAATCGCTATTCTTTTTATGAATGCATCTTTAACTCAAGGACAAACTTCAAAACAGAAAACAATCGAAGTAAACAGTTCTTTGGGGACATTAAAACAAATCAACGCTGGATTATTAAACGTCGGATATACAGAAGCAGGCCCATCAAACGGAACTCCAGTAATATTGCTTCACGGCTGGCCTTATGATATTCACAGTTACAACGAAGTTGTTCCGATTTTAGCAGCAAAAGGCTATCACGTTTTTACCCCTTATTTACGCGGATTCGGAACCACAACTTTTCTTTCGAAAGACACTTTCAGAAACGGTCAGCAGGCGGCTTTAGCAAGCGATATTATCGCTTTTATGGATGCGCTAAAAATTGACAAAGCCTTAATCGGCGGTTTCGACTGGGGCGCTAGAACAGCAGTTGTGGTATCGGCACTTTGGCCAGAACGTGTAAAAGGTTTAGTATCGGTTAGTGGTTATTTGGTCGTGAATTTAGAAGCCAACTTGAAACCGCTTCCTCCAACAGCCGAATTAGGATGGTGGTACCAATATTATTTTGCAACCGAAAGAGGAAAACAAGGTTACACACAAAATACTTACGATTTCAATAAACTAATCTGGAAAATCGCTTCTCCGTTATGGAATTTCGATAAAGCAACTTACGATCAAACTGCTCAATCTTTTGATAATCCAGATCATGTAGCAATTGTAATTCACAATTACAGATGGAGACAATCTCTGGAAGCAGGAGAAGCTAAATACGATAATCTAGAAAAACGTTTGGCAGCTAAACCAGAAATTAAAGTTCCAACGATTACAATAGGAAGTGATTTTGATGGCGCTTTCGCGGATGGAAAAGCGTACGCCAACAAATTTACAGGAAAATACGAACACAGAATTTTAAAAGGAATAGGGCATAATGTTCCGCAAGAAGATCCAAAAGCTTTTGCGCAAGCAATAATTGACGCAGATAATTTAAAGTAAATTCAAAAATCAATATCAATATCAATATCACTATCAATATCAATATCAATATCAATTTGAAATAATCTAAAATCAACAATCTAAAATTAAAAATCATGAAAACAGTATTGTACACAGGAAAAACACATACAACAGGTGGTAGAGAAGGAGCTTCTCAAAGTTCAGACGAACAATTGAATATAAAATTAAGCTCGCCGGGATCTTCGCGTCCGGGAACAAATCCCGAGCAGTTGTTTGCTGCAGGATGGTCGGCTTGTTTTATAGGAGCTTTAGGAATTGCGGCTTCTAAACTTGGAGTTCGACTTCCAGCCGAAACCGCCGTAGATGCCGAAGTAGATTTGTGCGTAACAGAAGGAGAGTATTCGCTTCAAGCAAGATTAAATATCAGTCTTCCAGGAATTGACATTGAAACTGCGGAAGCTTTGGCGGCGCAAGCGCATCAGACTTGTCCATATTCTAAAGCGACTAGAGGAAATATAAACGTTGAGATTAATATTCTTTAAAGTGTGAAAAGTAAAAATGTGAAAAGTAAAATGTTAGATGTGAAAAGTTTAGTAGCATCTTACGTTTTACATCTCACAACTTACATTTCACAATCAAAAAATCATGTTATGAAAAAAATAGTAATCGCTTTTACAATGCTTTTTTTCCTTAGCGCAAACAGCATTTTCAGTCAGAACTCAGATAAGAAAGGTTTTGCACTTTTAGAATTATATACTTCCGAAGGCTGTTCCAGCTGTCCGCCTGCTGATGAATTGCTGGGAAGAATTCAGAATGAATACCGAGATAAAAATGTTTATATATTGGCTTATCACGTAGATTATTGGGATAAACAAGGCTGGAAAGATATTTTCAGTAATGCCGATTTTACGAAAAGACAATACGACTATGCCCAATTTATGGGAAAAGAACCCATTTACACGCCTCAAGTAATCATTAACGGAAAAACAGATTATATCGGTTCTCAGGAAACAAGCCTAAGAAATGGAATTAAATCGGCGCTTTCGAAGCCGTTATCAACTGGTTTAAATTTAGAAGTAAATCAAAATGCGAATTCACTTTCAGTAAATTATAATGTCGAAGGCACTTCGAAAAATAGCCGTTTATTAATCGCAGTTGTTCAGAAAGAGGCAAAAAGCAATGTGAAAAGAGGAGAGAATGCGCATCGAGTTTTATCGCATTATCAAATTGTTCGTAATCTGCAATCTGTAGATTTAAATAAAGCCAAAAAAGGAACAGCATCAATTCATCTCCCTAAAAATTATAACGCGCAGGATTTCGAAATCATTGGCTTTGTTCAAGATATGAATTCAGGTGCTATTTTGGGAGTTAAGAAGGTTTAGCATTTTTTTGTTTCACGCAGATTTAAACGGATTTTAGCAGATAATTTCAGTTTGTTTTTAATCTCGCAAAGTCACAGAGACGCAAAGTTTTTTATTCTCATTTTTTGTCATTTAGAGGAACGAGAAATCTCACTAGAAATTCCGCACAGATTTTCGCCAATCTTTGTCGAATCTTGAGTGAGATTTCTCGTTCCTCCTTTAGATTTGTTTTTTGAAATTTAAGTAGATTTATGATTGAGAAAGGAAGCAAAAGTAAACTGTTCGTTCCTCAGAGCTTGTGACTCATATTTCGATTAAGACTTTAGCTTCCCTTTCATCAAAGACTCAGATAGAAATTTGGGCTAGTGACCCGTTATTAAGGAGTTGAGCTTATGATGAATTTCTCAAATCATTGTTGAATCGTAAAAGCAAAGTTATGAAAAACATTATTGTCGGCATTGATATCAGCAGCAAGACTTTGGATATTTGTGTTAAGGAAGAATCTGTAAATTACTTTTCAATTGAGAACAACGTTCAGGTTATAAAACGTTTTTTCAAAAGATATTCAGATGAAAATGTGATTATAGGTATGGAAAACACAGGCAGATACAATTGGAATCTCTTTGAAGTGCTTGAGAAATTCAATTTTAGAGTTTATGTCATATCAGCTCTGCATATCAAAAAAAGCATAGGTCTTGTCAGAGGCAAAAATGATAAAATCGATGCACTGAGGATTTGTAATTTCATTGAGAAAAATTATCAGGAAAATAGAGAATGGAAGCCAAGTTCTCGCTCTATCAAAAAGATAAAAATACTATTGACCGAAAGAGCTTTAAGGATAAAAATTAAAAAACAGCTTATGGCCCAGCAGCATGATTATAAATTAATGAAAGGCATTGGATTGGATAAAGAACTAAAAAGTCTAAATGTAAAACTCATTAAAAGTGTTGAAGAACAAATTAAAGCTATTGAAAATGATATTGAAAAAGTAATCCATGATGACCAAAGTCTAAGCCAGAAGCAGAAACTGATAAAATCAGTTCCAGGAGTAGGCCAAGTTCTATCGTGGACATTATTATCAAAAACAGAAGGTTTTACGGTTATAACAGATCCAAGAAAAATGGCCTGTTACAGCGGGGTTGTACCATTCGATTTTCAATCTGGAACATCATTAAAAAGAAGACCTAGAGTTTCCATGCTTGCAGATAAAGGACTCAAAACCATCTTACATCTGGCAGCAATGAGTGCAATACGTTTGGATAATGATTTAAGCAAATACTATCATAGAAAAATTGATGAAGGAAAGAACAAAATGAGTGTTTTGAATGCTGTGAGAAATAAAATAATTCATAGAGTTTTTGCAGTAATAAAAAAACAAATCCCTTATCAAAAAGATTTGGTTTTATCATAGAAATCGAAATGACAAAACGTGTAAGGAAACAGTAATAAAAAAAATCTGTATAGATCTCCTAAAATCACTTTAAATCTGCGTGAAATCTTTTTCAAATAAACTTATCTTTGATCATAACTAACCAATAAAGTATGGAAAAAACAAAACGTTTTCAGGTTTCGCTCAAAGTCATTTGGGGAAGTTCGATTGCATTGGCAATTCTGGCCTCGATTCCAAAACTGTTTGATGCCGATTCAACACCTGGAGATATTGTCATAAACTCTTCGATTACATTGCTGTTTTCCCTTTTTATATGGTATTACAACATTTACAGTTTACCGAAATTTTCTGCTAATCATGCCAATAAAAGCCTCTTTAACTGGAAACTTCTATTGAGTGTTATTCTAGGGATTGTCTTAATGGTGATTTTGGTAATCGCGCATCAGGAACTGTTTCAGGTTTCAAAAATGGATGCTCCTATCATGTTCGAGCTTCGAGGAGTTTTAATCAACTTGATTGTATATATGTTTCTGCATTTGCTTTTTCAAAACTACCAAACCCAGCAGATGGGAGTTGAACTGGAACGCACAAAAGCAGTAAATCTTGGCGCTCAATACGAATTATTGAAACAGCAGGTAAATCCGCATTTTTTATTTAATAGTCTGAATACGCTGAAATCTATGGTTGATATCCAAGATCCACAGAGTTCAGATTTTATTCTGAAATTATCCGATTTTTATCGTTTTACGCTAGAAAGCCGAAAAATGGATTTGATTCCGCTTCGAGAAGAAATTCAGATTCTGGATTCGTACGTATATCTGCTTAAAGCGCGTTTTGAAGATGGATTTGTTTTAGAAAATGAAATTGATCCAAAGCAATGCGATTCGGCAATTCCTCCTTTTACTTTGCAATTATTAATCGAAAACTGCATCAAACACAATGTTGTTTCTTTAGATAAACCCCTCAAAATAAAGCTTTACACTGAAAATGAATTTTTGGTAGTAGAAAATAAAATTCAGCTTAAAAGAGGCGCCGTTTCTACAGGTGTTGGTTTAGATAATATCAATCAGCGTTTTATGCATTTGATTCACAAAGAAATTGAAATCGATAAAGACGAAACTACTTTTAAAGTTAAAATACCACTAAATTATGACTATCATAATAATTGAAGATGAAGTAAAAACGGCCAAAGCACTTGGCCAATTAATTCTGAGCATCAGACCCGATGTTCAGATTTTGTCTTATATACAAAGCATTGACGGCGCAGTAGATTATCTCTCAGAAAACGATCAGCCAGATCTTATTTTTATGGATATTCAGCTAGCAGATGGTCAGTGTTTTGAGATTTTTAAGAATGTTGAGGTTTTATCGCCGGTCATTTTCTGTACCGCTTTTGATGATTATGCCATCGAAGCTTTTAAGTCAAACGGAATTGATTATGTTTTAAAGCCTTTTTCACGAGAAAGTATTTCGCAGGCTTTAAAGAAAGCGGGAGAACTGAAAAACTTCTTTCAGAGAAATAAAAAAGTAATGCCCGATTTTGATTATTTGCTGACGCGAAATGGCGAAAATAAAGGTAAAAGCAGTTTTTTGGTTTTCAAAAACAATAAATATCAGACGGTTTTAACTGAGAATATTGCGTTTTTCTATATCAAAAATGAAACGCCAACGATTATGACTTTAGATAAAAATGAATATCCGTTAACGCAGTCTTTAGACGAAATTCATAAGCTTTTATCTCCAATTCAATTCTTTAGAATCAACAGGCAATATTTGGTCAATTTTTCGGCTATTCGAGAAGCAGAACATTATTTCTCGCGTAAAATAATTGTAAAACTGAGCGTGCCAACAGAAGAGAAATTATTGGTAGGAAAAGAAAAAGCAACAGCATTTTTAAGTTGGTTAGAAAACCGATAAAACCAATTAATTTATCATTTTTCAGATAAACTAATTGGCTTGATTTTATAATCCTGGAAACATAAAACAGCTTATAAAAAACAAAGCTGAAAGTATAAAACAGAGAATGAGAATGATCTTTTTCATTGGAAATAATTAAATTAAAAATTTGTAGAGGCTATATCAAAACAATCATTTCTCTTTCTGTAAAGTTTCGGAGAAGCGAAATATTATCGCGAAGAATATACATTTACAATATAAAACTCCAGAGGATTCTTTTAGTCTTTTAGTAAGCTTCGGAGAAGCGAAATATCTTTAGCGAAGAATACATATTTACAATATAAAACTCCAGAGGATTCTTTTAGTCTCTTTAGTAAGCTTCGGAGAAGCGAAATATCTTTAGCGAAGAATATACATTTACAATATAAAACTCCAGAGGATTCTTTTAGTCTCTTTAGTAAGCTTCGGAGAAGCGAAATATTTATAGCAAAAGAATAAATGTTTGTCAGATAAAGCTCCAGCGGAGCGACATTTTTTTTAAGCTAATAATATTCCGCTCCGCTAGAGCTTTCTTGTAGAATAGATTTACCTTCCTTAAAAGTTTTCGGAAGATGGAATATAAGTTGCAGTATATAATTTTCTAAACATAGCATAAGTTACACTTACCATTACAAAGGCAATAATGGCATCGGTTGCAGTACCAAAACCTAAGACAGCAATTTTTGAAAAGAATGCAAAAATAATGTCGAAAAATACGCCTGCGAAAACCCATTCTTTCAATCGTAATAATTTGTTTGGAATTAAAAGTGTAATGACTCCTGCTACTTTAAAAACACCGAGAATGTAAATAAAATGTGCAGGATATCCCAATTGCTGCGTAATTCCCCAAACCAATGGATTGTTTGTTAATTCAAAGAAACCGCTTGCGCCAAACCATAAAGAAGTTAATACTGTTCCTGTCCAATAGATAATTTTTGTTGTTTTTGAGTTCATGATTTTGATATTTAAAGTTATTTAACGGTACAAATGTGCGTTGAAAGCCTTAAAAACGAAGTCGGAATTATGTTGAAACGGACAAACTTTAGGGTGAAATGGACAGGGAGTGACTTGGTGTTTTTTACCGCAAACTACGCTAAGGTTTTTTTTTTCTAGATTGCGTTTTAAGTTCACAAAGTTGTGCAAATATTGTGGTTTTTAATCTCGCAAAGTCGCAGAGTCGCCAAGAATTTTTATTTTAAAGCCACAGATTAAAAAGATTAAAAGCATTTCTCTCTCGCAGATTGGGCAGATTCATGGGTTTTTTTCATATTAAAAATAAAATCTGCTCAATCTGCCCAATCTGCGAGAGGTAAAAAACTTCGCGGCTCTGCGACTTTGCGAGATTAAAAAAATTAAGCACAAGCTTAACAGTTAGTAAGACCTTTGCGAACTTAAAATCACCAGCATTTATATAAAAAAGAACCTTAGCGTACTTTGCGTTAAAAAACTACACCGACATTTCAGCAATTAAATACTGCATCAATTCGCTTGCTTTATGATGTTTTAAATTGCTTGTATTCTGACCCGACCAAAAACTAATCATATCGGTTCTTCCTTGAGCAAGTGCCGCCACTTTTAAAGGTGCGATTAATTTGGTTTGAAGCGGAAAAGGAAGGACTTCGGTTTCAAAAGGAACAGCATCAGAGATTTTATTCCTGATCATTCGGCCCATTCTTCCTGTGAGCGATTTTGAAACCGTAGTTGGAACATTCGGATTCTGAAATAGCATTTCTTTATGAACAGGCGCAGCGCCAGATTCATCTGTAACCATAAAAGCAGTTCCCAATTGTACAGCATCGGCGCCTAATGTCAGAGCTGCAGCGATTCCTTTTGCATCTATAATTCCGCCTGCTGCAATGATTGGTGTTTTAGTCTTTGCTTTTAATTGCTGTACAAGAGTAAACAATCCTGTAAAAGAATCTTGTGCTGGTTTAAGGAAAGAAGGTCTGTGTCCGCCAGCTTCAAATCCAGCAGCGATAATTGCATCTACTTCGGCATCTTCTAGAGCAAGCGCTTCTTCTAAAGTTGTTGCCGCGCCAATGGTTTTTATTCCAAGTTTTCTGCTTTCTTTCAGTATTTCTTTTGATGGAATTCCGAAAATGAAGCTAAAAACAGATGGTTTGAGTTCGAATACAACTTCAACTTGTTTTTCAAATTTAGAAGGAATATTCGAAGATAAATCAGGAAGAGGAATTCCTAATTCATCAAAATAAGGTTTAAAATTCTGTTTTATCTTTTCCAGTTTTTCTGGAGGATAATTGAGAAGGCTTTCGTCAACATCATTGACCCATAAATTGATATTGTAAGGTTTGGAAGTAGCGAGTTTAATTTCTTTTCCAGCTTCTCGAATTTCTTCGGGAGTTAGGGTATAAGCGCCATAACTGCCCAATCCGCCTGCGTTGCTTACAGAAGCCAATAGAGCGGCAGTTGAAAAACCACCGCCCATTGGACCTTGTAAAATTGGATACTCAATACCTAGTAATTGTGTTATTTTGGTTGAATTCCACATGGTATTTTAATTTACTTTAGTTGCTAATTTATTGCTGATAACCCATTTGCCATCCACAACGATAAGGCTTAAAAGGTCATAATAATTATACTCAAATATCGGAACTTGAACTTTCGCGACAGCGGTATTATTGATAATTTCTAAAGATAAGATTTTCATTTTGAATTCTTCTCCCAATTCCTGTGGACTTTTACGGTTTTTTACACCTTCCAGATATTGATTTACGGTTTTAAAATGAGTTTCTCCATTAATATCAAAACCAACAATTGCCTCTTGATGAAAAACACTTCGCAGTAAAGGAACATCACCATTATAAATTCCGTTAAAATAATTCATAAGCACAGCTGTAATTAGAGCTGCATTTGTGCCAAAATTTTCCATGATTTTAAGTTTTTGAAGTTATCAAATGCTGTGTCCTGCAACATGTCCGCCATCTAAATTAATGATTTCGCCCGTTACAAAATTGCTTTCGGCCAAATAAAGAGCCAATTGTGCTACATCGCTAGTTTCTCCAATTCGTTTCAAAAGATGCAAACCAGCCAAACTATCTGCATTATCTACACCTGTTTTAGCTTGAAGCGGACTTCTAATAATACCTGGAGCAATAGCATTTACACGAATATTATTTTTTCCAAATTCTGTAGCAAGCTGTCTCGTAAAAGCATGAACACCACCTTTGCTTGAAATAGGAGCAGTGGCAGGAAATCCGTCGATGGCATGATCTACCAAAACAGTTCCGATATTAATAATTGATCCTTCACCTTGCTGCAACATTTGTTTTACGGCTGCTTGGCTTGTAAAATAAGTTCCTTTTAAATTGATGTTTAAAAAACGATCTAAGTCTTGTTCTTCAACATCTAAGAAAGATTGTGGCTGAAAAATCCCTGCATTGTTTACCAATACATCGACACTCCCGAAACGCTCTAAAGCAGTTTGAACTAATTGCTTTCCTGTTGCAATGCGACTTACATCGCCGTGTATCATCGCTAATTGGCTATCATGTCCAAGCTCTTTAAAAGTAGTTTCAAGATTCTGCAAATTGGCAGAATTGATAACTACATTGTAGCCTTTTTCTAAAAATAATTGAGCTATTGATTTACCGATGCCTGTTGAGGCACCGGTTACTATAATTGTTTTCATTTTTTTTCTGATTTTAAAGTGATTATTTCTTTTGGGCTGTAATGCCTCTCTCGCGCAATACAGAAACCTGTTCGCCTGCAAATCCCCAATCGTCTAATTCTATTTCCTGAATCACGATGTGTGTAAGACTGGGATCTTTGTCCAAAACATCTGTTATTAATTGCGTAATTCCAGATATCAGTTGCTGTTTTTGTTCTCTTGTAACGCCTTCTCGAGTTACTTCAATTTTTACGTATGGCATGATTTCTAGGTATTAAGCAATTTTTGCTGTTAGGTTTACATCCAATTCAAATTCGTTGTAAATCAGAGTATCTCCAAGATTGGTGAAGAAATTTCCAGAACGGAATTTCATATCATATTTGGTGCGGTCAATGATGATTTTACCAGAAGCTTTCAAATCGTTTTCATTTTTTTTTACTTCCAAATTAAAACCTATTGGATGCGTGATGGCTTTAATAGTAAGATTGCCTTCAATAAAATAATCTGAAGAAGATTGTTTAGAAACAGCTTTAATATCTAAAGTTGCTGTCTGAAATTTATCTGTAGAAAAGAAATCGTCTGAAGCCAAATGCCCTGCAAATTGCTGATTGGTTGCGGGATCGGTTACATCAAGAATTACGATAGAAGTAGTGTCGATAGTAATATTTCCACCAGTTAGTTCATCATTCGAAAAAGTAAAAAAGCCTTCTTCAATATTAATTGTTCCGTTGTGTTGTCCAGTAACTTTTTTTCCAATCCAATTTACTTGACTTTCAGTATTCGAAATTTTAAAATTTTTAGTTTCCATTATTCTGTATTTTAAATTGTTATTAATTTATGGTACAAAGTAATGGCGACATTCAAAATTGATTACGTGATGTAGATCACATTCGTCAGTGCGCTTTGGAAGCGTTGTATAATCGGCTTAAAGTTTCTCTTGAAACACCTAGGTAAGCTGCAATTAAATGTTTAGGAACAGTGTTGTATAAAGCAGGATAGAGTGCAAGTAATTCTTCGTATCTCGTTTTGGTGTCATTATTCATAAAAGAAAGCAGTCTTTTCTGAGAAGCGACATAACCGCGATTGGTTCTCCATCTAAAAAAATGTTCAACTTCGTGTATTTCTTTGCAGATTTTTTCTCGATCCTGATTGGAAAGAGAAAGAATTTCAACATCCGAGACACAATCTACATTAATGGTAGCTTTAGTTTTGTTGTAAAGCGCCGCATAATCAGAAGCCCACCAAGTTGGCATGGCAAACTGCAGAATGTACATTTTTACTTCATCATTGACATAAAAGGACTTTAAACAGCCTGAAATTACAAAATATTCTTTGTCAACTTCCTGACTTTCACTAATAATAGTTTGCCCTTTCTTAAAAGTTTCTGTTTTAAAATGCGAAAAGAAATAATCAAACTGTTCGTCTGTTAAGGTGACAATTTTAGAAACATGTTCTTTTAATAAAGATTTGGCATCCATCGCTGAAGTTTTAATAAAAGTAAAAGTAATAAATATTAAAACGGTCAGAGACGATTATTTTTTATGGTTTTTAAAGTAAGAAACAAAAAAGGAAAGGCTGTTTTTTCAGAAATGATATTTTACGGTTGAGTCGTTAAAAATGATTATTCAGTTATATAAAAAATGATTGAAGCCTTTATTTAAACAATTTTGCGCAAAAGCTTAATTATATTCTATGAATTCACCTCTTACTATAATCGCCGCAACAAATTTTTCTGCCATTGCCACTAATGCAGTTAATTATGCCGCTGGGCTTGCAAAAGCTACAGGAGCAAAATTGGTTTTATTTAATTCATTTTCATTGAGTGTGCACAGTGCAAACTCGCATATTACTGCAGATGCAATGCAGAAACAGATTGACAAAGCAATTTCTAGACTAGAAAATTTATCCAAAGAAATGGCAGATTCGTTTAAAATAGAAACAGCAGCAATTTGCACCTATTCTTTCTTGGAAGATGAGCTTCCAAAAATTATCAAGGAAACCAATGCAGATGTGGTTGTAATGGGAATGGCAGAACGTTCTTTTGAACAAGAATTACTAGGAAATTCAACTACAACAGCCATTAAAAATCTTCAAATTCCGGTTTTGGCAGTTCCTGAAAATGCCCGTTTCTTGAATATCAAAAAAGTGCTATATGCCTGCGATAGTTTGAGTTTTTCGGCCATTAAAAAGTT
The Flavobacterium humidisoli DNA segment above includes these coding regions:
- a CDS encoding alpha/beta fold hydrolase: MKTLSNILIAILFMNASLTQGQTSKQKTIEVNSSLGTLKQINAGLLNVGYTEAGPSNGTPVILLHGWPYDIHSYNEVVPILAAKGYHVFTPYLRGFGTTTFLSKDTFRNGQQAALASDIIAFMDALKIDKALIGGFDWGARTAVVVSALWPERVKGLVSVSGYLVVNLEANLKPLPPTAELGWWYQYYFATERGKQGYTQNTYDFNKLIWKIASPLWNFDKATYDQTAQSFDNPDHVAIVIHNYRWRQSLEAGEAKYDNLEKRLAAKPEIKVPTITIGSDFDGAFADGKAYANKFTGKYEHRILKGIGHNVPQEDPKAFAQAIIDADNLK
- a CDS encoding organic hydroperoxide resistance protein, encoding MKTVLYTGKTHTTGGREGASQSSDEQLNIKLSSPGSSRPGTNPEQLFAAGWSACFIGALGIAASKLGVRLPAETAVDAEVDLCVTEGEYSLQARLNISLPGIDIETAEALAAQAHQTCPYSKATRGNINVEINIL
- a CDS encoding DUF1223 domain-containing protein, coding for MKKIVIAFTMLFFLSANSIFSQNSDKKGFALLELYTSEGCSSCPPADELLGRIQNEYRDKNVYILAYHVDYWDKQGWKDIFSNADFTKRQYDYAQFMGKEPIYTPQVIINGKTDYIGSQETSLRNGIKSALSKPLSTGLNLEVNQNANSLSVNYNVEGTSKNSRLLIAVVQKEAKSNVKRGENAHRVLSHYQIVRNLQSVDLNKAKKGTASIHLPKNYNAQDFEIIGFVQDMNSGAILGVKKV
- a CDS encoding IS110 family transposase — its product is MKNIIVGIDISSKTLDICVKEESVNYFSIENNVQVIKRFFKRYSDENVIIGMENTGRYNWNLFEVLEKFNFRVYVISALHIKKSIGLVRGKNDKIDALRICNFIEKNYQENREWKPSSRSIKKIKILLTERALRIKIKKQLMAQQHDYKLMKGIGLDKELKSLNVKLIKSVEEQIKAIENDIEKVIHDDQSLSQKQKLIKSVPGVGQVLSWTLLSKTEGFTVITDPRKMACYSGVVPFDFQSGTSLKRRPRVSMLADKGLKTILHLAAMSAIRLDNDLSKYYHRKIDEGKNKMSVLNAVRNKIIHRVFAVIKKQIPYQKDLVLS
- a CDS encoding sensor histidine kinase; its protein translation is MEKTKRFQVSLKVIWGSSIALAILASIPKLFDADSTPGDIVINSSITLLFSLFIWYYNIYSLPKFSANHANKSLFNWKLLLSVILGIVLMVILVIAHQELFQVSKMDAPIMFELRGVLINLIVYMFLHLLFQNYQTQQMGVELERTKAVNLGAQYELLKQQVNPHFLFNSLNTLKSMVDIQDPQSSDFILKLSDFYRFTLESRKMDLIPLREEIQILDSYVYLLKARFEDGFVLENEIDPKQCDSAIPPFTLQLLIENCIKHNVVSLDKPLKIKLYTENEFLVVENKIQLKRGAVSTGVGLDNINQRFMHLIHKEIEIDKDETTFKVKIPLNYDYHNN
- a CDS encoding LytR/AlgR family response regulator transcription factor; the protein is MTIIIIEDEVKTAKALGQLILSIRPDVQILSYIQSIDGAVDYLSENDQPDLIFMDIQLADGQCFEIFKNVEVLSPVIFCTAFDDYAIEAFKSNGIDYVLKPFSRESISQALKKAGELKNFFQRNKKVMPDFDYLLTRNGENKGKSSFLVFKNNKYQTVLTENIAFFYIKNETPTIMTLDKNEYPLTQSLDEIHKLLSPIQFFRINRQYLVNFSAIREAEHYFSRKIIVKLSVPTEEKLLVGKEKATAFLSWLENR
- a CDS encoding DoxX family protein; this encodes MNSKTTKIIYWTGTVLTSLWFGASGFFELTNNPLVWGITQQLGYPAHFIYILGVFKVAGVITLLIPNKLLRLKEWVFAGVFFDIIFAFFSKIAVLGFGTATDAIIAFVMVSVTYAMFRKLYTATYIPSSENF
- a CDS encoding NAD(P)H-dependent flavin oxidoreductase, producing MWNSTKITQLLGIEYPILQGPMGGGFSTAALLASVSNAGGLGSYGAYTLTPEEIREAGKEIKLATSKPYNINLWVNDVDESLLNYPPEKLEKIKQNFKPYFDELGIPLPDLSSNIPSKFEKQVEVVFELKPSVFSFIFGIPSKEILKESRKLGIKTIGAATTLEEALALEDAEVDAIIAAGFEAGGHRPSFLKPAQDSFTGLFTLVQQLKAKTKTPIIAAGGIIDAKGIAAALTLGADAVQLGTAFMVTDESGAAPVHKEMLFQNPNVPTTVSKSLTGRMGRMIRNKISDAVPFETEVLPFPLQTKLIAPLKVAALAQGRTDMISFWSGQNTSNLKHHKASELMQYLIAEMSV
- a CDS encoding nuclear transport factor 2 family protein; translation: MENFGTNAALITAVLMNYFNGIYNGDVPLLRSVFHQEAIVGFDINGETHFKTVNQYLEGVKNRKSPQELGEEFKMKILSLEIINNTAVAKVQVPIFEYNYYDLLSLIVVDGKWVISNKLATKVN
- a CDS encoding SDR family NAD(P)-dependent oxidoreductase; this encodes MKTIIVTGASTGIGKSIAQLFLEKGYNVVINSANLQNLETTFKELGHDSQLAMIHGDVSRIATGKQLVQTALERFGSVDVLVNNAGIFQPQSFLDVEEQDLDRFLNINLKGTYFTSQAAVKQMLQQGEGSIINIGTVLVDHAIDGFPATAPISSKGGVHAFTRQLATEFGKNNIRVNAIAPGIIRSPLQAKTGVDNADSLAGLHLLKRIGETSDVAQLALYLAESNFVTGEIINLDGGHVAGHSI
- a CDS encoding tautomerase family protein — protein: MPYVKIEVTREGVTREQKQQLISGITQLITDVLDKDPSLTHIVIQEIELDDWGFAGEQVSVLRERGITAQKK
- a CDS encoding YceI family protein; protein product: METKNFKISNTESQVNWIGKKVTGQHNGTINIEEGFFTFSNDELTGGNITIDTTSIVILDVTDPATNQQFAGHLASDDFFSTDKFQTATLDIKAVSKQSSSDYFIEGNLTIKAITHPIGFNLEVKKNENDLKASGKIIIDRTKYDMKFRSGNFFTNLGDTLIYNEFELDVNLTAKIA
- a CDS encoding Crp/Fnr family transcriptional regulator produces the protein MDAKSLLKEHVSKIVTLTDEQFDYFFSHFKTETFKKGQTIISESQEVDKEYFVISGCLKSFYVNDEVKMYILQFAMPTWWASDYAALYNKTKATINVDCVSDVEILSLSNQDREKICKEIHEVEHFFRWRTNRGYVASQKRLLSFMNNDTKTRYEELLALYPALYNTVPKHLIAAYLGVSRETLSRLYNASKAH